Proteins from a genomic interval of Xiphophorus maculatus strain JP 163 A chromosome 7, X_maculatus-5.0-male, whole genome shotgun sequence:
- the vgll3 gene encoding transcription cofactor vestigial-like protein 3 isoform X2, translating into MSCLDVMYHQSYGAHYLPAAAYKATYYNHHQQQQQKRLSAYNKMQECTEQQEPPQGGMRGMLQGVQQGPAAAIAESSPRSSAESELKDNTPPAEAEYLSSRCVLFTYFQGDIGDVVDEHFSRALSQPSSFSVESKPIRVTEVTSTATNNLWKDGGSHPDGQGTSAWSSPFPPQVSSCLPSVSVSVHPEFSSSPVSFSHPDGALWASHVLSQASIPSSASLSDSWAYSLSPQGTSGYPNVHDVYHSHPRSHPHIHTRHHHPMLHSYSPHSPALDPRFNALLLPGVRSQSQAATSTGSSPHSEGGKTELDLSSNSPISAASVSWTPQALHGSLETYDSAIDQTKVKTSIWF; encoded by the exons ATGAGTTGCCTGGATGTGATGTACCACCAAAGCTATGGAGCGCACTACCTCCCCGCAGCTGCGTACAAGGCAACATACTATAACCACcatcagcagcaacaacag AAGAGGTTAAGTGCTTACAACAAGATGCAGGAGTGTACAGAGCAGCAGGAGCCACCTCAGGGAGGAATGAGAGGGATGTTGCAGGGGGTTCAGCAGGGTCCTGCAGCAGCAATTGCTGAATCAAGTCCTAGATCTTCTGCTGAATCAGAGTTAAAGGACAATACTCCACCAGCTGAGGCAGAATACTTGAGCTCGCGGTGTGTGTTGTTCACCTACTTTCAAGGTGACATTGGGGACGTTGTGGATGAACATTTCTCCCGTGCTCTCAGTCAACCAAGCTCCTTTAGTGTTGAGAGCAAGCCCATTAGAGTGACTGAGGTCACTTCCACAGCCACTAACAACCTATGGAAAG ATGGTGGTTCCCATCCTGATGGTCAGGGCACTTCAGCTTGGAGCAGTCCTTTCCCACCTCAAGTCAGTTCCTGTCTACCATCGGTTTCCGTCTCAGTCCACCCAGAGTTCTCCTCCAGCCCTGTTTCCTTCAGTCATCCAGATGGAGCGCTATGGGCTAGCCATGTGCTTTCCCAAGCCAGCATCCCATCTTCAGCTTCACTCTCTGACAGCTGGGCCTACAGTCTGAGTCCCCAGGGCACAAGTGGCTATCCTAACGTTCATGATGTCTACCACTCACACCCACGGTCCCATCCCCACATCCACACCAGGCACCATCACCCCATGCTTCATTCTTACTCACCCCACAGCCCAGCTTTGGATCCCAGATTCAATGCATTGCTGCTGCCGGGTGTTAGGAGCCAAAGTCAAGCTGCCACCAGCACTGGTAGCTCTCCACACAGTGAAGGGGGCAAAACAGAGCTAGATCTCAGTAGCAACAGCCCTATCTCTGCAGCCTCTGTCTCCTGGACCCCTCAGGCCCTGCATGGATCCTTGGAGACTTATGACTCAg ctaTTGATCAGACCAAGGTGAAGACATCCATTTGGTTCTAG
- the vgll3 gene encoding transcription cofactor vestigial-like protein 3 isoform X1 produces the protein MQTGRHGHCMRLGIYGAAAGSEDTARLNSQGELLSALFLLSCDFLLLSKVIGFLAMSCLDVMYHQSYGAHYLPAAAYKATYYNHHQQQQQKRLSAYNKMQECTEQQEPPQGGMRGMLQGVQQGPAAAIAESSPRSSAESELKDNTPPAEAEYLSSRCVLFTYFQGDIGDVVDEHFSRALSQPSSFSVESKPIRVTEVTSTATNNLWKDGGSHPDGQGTSAWSSPFPPQVSSCLPSVSVSVHPEFSSSPVSFSHPDGALWASHVLSQASIPSSASLSDSWAYSLSPQGTSGYPNVHDVYHSHPRSHPHIHTRHHHPMLHSYSPHSPALDPRFNALLLPGVRSQSQAATSTGSSPHSEGGKTELDLSSNSPISAASVSWTPQALHGSLETYDSAIDQTKVKTSIWF, from the exons ATGCAAACTGGACGGCATGGCCATTGTATGCGATTGGGCATATATGGAGCCGCTGCTGGCTCGGAGGACACCGCCCGTCTAAATTCTCAAGGAGAGTTGCTCTCGGCTCTTTTCTTGCTTTCATGTGACTTTCTCCTTCTTTCGAAAGTGATTGGCTTCCTCGCTATGAGTTGCCTGGATGTGATGTACCACCAAAGCTATGGAGCGCACTACCTCCCCGCAGCTGCGTACAAGGCAACATACTATAACCACcatcagcagcaacaacag AAGAGGTTAAGTGCTTACAACAAGATGCAGGAGTGTACAGAGCAGCAGGAGCCACCTCAGGGAGGAATGAGAGGGATGTTGCAGGGGGTTCAGCAGGGTCCTGCAGCAGCAATTGCTGAATCAAGTCCTAGATCTTCTGCTGAATCAGAGTTAAAGGACAATACTCCACCAGCTGAGGCAGAATACTTGAGCTCGCGGTGTGTGTTGTTCACCTACTTTCAAGGTGACATTGGGGACGTTGTGGATGAACATTTCTCCCGTGCTCTCAGTCAACCAAGCTCCTTTAGTGTTGAGAGCAAGCCCATTAGAGTGACTGAGGTCACTTCCACAGCCACTAACAACCTATGGAAAG ATGGTGGTTCCCATCCTGATGGTCAGGGCACTTCAGCTTGGAGCAGTCCTTTCCCACCTCAAGTCAGTTCCTGTCTACCATCGGTTTCCGTCTCAGTCCACCCAGAGTTCTCCTCCAGCCCTGTTTCCTTCAGTCATCCAGATGGAGCGCTATGGGCTAGCCATGTGCTTTCCCAAGCCAGCATCCCATCTTCAGCTTCACTCTCTGACAGCTGGGCCTACAGTCTGAGTCCCCAGGGCACAAGTGGCTATCCTAACGTTCATGATGTCTACCACTCACACCCACGGTCCCATCCCCACATCCACACCAGGCACCATCACCCCATGCTTCATTCTTACTCACCCCACAGCCCAGCTTTGGATCCCAGATTCAATGCATTGCTGCTGCCGGGTGTTAGGAGCCAAAGTCAAGCTGCCACCAGCACTGGTAGCTCTCCACACAGTGAAGGGGGCAAAACAGAGCTAGATCTCAGTAGCAACAGCCCTATCTCTGCAGCCTCTGTCTCCTGGACCCCTCAGGCCCTGCATGGATCCTTGGAGACTTATGACTCAg ctaTTGATCAGACCAAGGTGAAGACATCCATTTGGTTCTAG
- the chmp2b gene encoding charged multivesicular body protein 2b has translation MASLFKKKTVDDVIKEQSKELRSTQRQITRDRTALEKQEKQMELEIKKMAKSGNKEACKILAKQLVQLRKQKNRTYAVSSKVTSMSTQTKVMNSQMKMAGAMSTTAKTMQAVNKKMDPQKTLKTMQDFQKENMKMGMTEDMINDTLDDIFDESGDEEESQDIVNQVLDEIGIEISGKMVRAPAAGKNVPGATAASSKGATISDDEIERQLRALGVD, from the exons ATGGCTTCCCTCTTCAAGAAGAAGACTGTCGATG ACGTCATCAAGGAACAGTCTAAGGAGCTCCGAAGCACTCAGAGACAGATCACCAGGGACCGAACAGCGCTGGAGAAACAAGAGAAACAAATG GAGTTGGAGATCAAGAAAATGGCTAAAAGCGGCAACAAGGAGGCTTGTAAGATTCTTGCCAAGCAGTTAGTCCAGCTTAGGAAGCAGAAGAACAGGACGTATGCTGTGAGCTCCAAGGTTACCTCCATGTCAACGCAAACTAAAGTCATGAACTCTCAAATGAAGATGGCTGGTGCCATGTCTACCACGGCCAAG ACGATGCAGGCCGTGAATAAGAAAATGGATCCGCAGAAGACACTGAAAACCATGCAGGACTTCCAGAAGGAGAACATGAAGATGGGGATGACTGAAGACATGA TCAATGACACTTTAGATGACATTTTTGATGAATCTGGGGATGAAGAAGAATCTCAGGACATTGTCAACCAGGTTCTGGATGAGATCGGCATTGAAATCTCAGGGAAG ATGGTCAGAGCACCGGCTGCAGGAAAGAACGTCCCCGGTGCCACCGCTGCCTCCTCCAAAGGAGCCACCATTTCCGACGATGAGATCGAGAGACAACTTCGAGCTCTAGGAGTGGATTAG
- the pou1f1 gene encoding pituitary-specific positive transcription factor 1 isoform X1, with protein MCVVNYQTSVTWQHLVNELNASVFKPLFSVWEIKKGFVFSWFSASISSGLSLGQTSKRSHMHLSTSSLGNALSNAPPSLHYPVTPCHYSNQQATYGMMTAQEMLSASISQTRILQTCGVPHPNMVSAANPLQGSLTPCIYKFPDHGLSSSSCALSHGFSSLPSTLLSADEVSGGPGGEVKGDAQRKGMREQEEAPPMDSPQIRELEMFANDFKIRRIKLGYTQTNVGEALAAVHGSEFSQTTICRFENLQLSFKNACKLKAILAKWLDEAELAGALYSDKTGMNERKRKRRTTISLGAKEALERSFVEKTKPSSQEIARIAIGLHLEKEVVRVWFCNRRQREKRVKTSLSLSSCLTKINPNCLAQISKTQRPLT; from the exons ATGTGTGTTGTAAATTATCAGACATCAGTGACATGGCAACATTTAGTGAATGAGCTGAATGCTTCTGTATTTAAACCATTGTTTTCTGTATGGGAAATAaaaaagggttttgttttttcttggttttctgcATCAATATCGTCAGGATTGTCCCTGGGTCAGACTTCTAAGAGGTCCCACATGCACCTGTCCACTTCCTCTCTTGGGAATGCCCTCAGTAATGCTCCTCCAAGTTTGCATTACCCAGTCACCCCCTGCCATTACAGCAACCAGCAAGCAACCTACGGCATGATGACAG CCCAGGAGATGCTTTCTGCTAGTATATCTCAGACGCGTATCCTGCAAACCTGTGGCGTCCCTCACCCCAACATGGTGAGTGCTGCAAATCCATTACAAG GCTCTCTGACTCCTTGCATATATAAGTTTCCAGATCATGGACTCAGTAGCAGCTCTTGTGCTTTAAGCCACGGTTTTTCCTCGCTGCCGTCTACACTCCTTTCAGCCGACGAGGTCTCTGGGGGCCCCGGCGGAGAAGTGAAAGGTGACGCACAGCGGAAAGGGATGCGGGAGCAGGAAGAAGCTCCCCCTATGGACTCCCCACAGATACGTGAACTGGAAATGTTTGCTAATGACTTCAAAATACGCCGGATCAAACTGG GCTACACTCAGACTAATGTAGGCGAGGCTCTTGCCGCAGTGCATGGCTCAGAGTTCAGCCAGACCACGATCTGCCGCTTTGAAAATTTGCAGCTGAGCTTTAAGAACGCCTGCAAACTCAAGGCCATTCTGGCAAAATGGCTTGACGAGGCTGAGCTGGCTGGTG CGTTGTACAGTGATAAAACTGGAATGAATGAGCGGAAGAGGAAAAGGAGAACAACCATCAG CCTGGGAGCTAAGGAGGCCCTGGAGCGAAGCTTTGTGGAGAAAACTAAGCCATCCTCTCAGGAAATAGCCCGGATAGCCATAGGCCTCCATCTGGAGAAGGAGGTGGTCCGAGTGTGGTTTTGCAACAGACGCCAAAGAGAGAAACGTGTCAAAACAAGTCTCAGCCTGAGCTCCTGTTTGACCAAAATCAATCCAAACTGTCTCGCGCAAATAAGTAAAACCCAAAGACCACTTACATAA
- the pou1f1 gene encoding pituitary-specific positive transcription factor 1 isoform X2, producing the protein MACQGFGADPFTPLAGDSPLPILMHHGSTGDCLPATSHAHSMVSAGLSLGQTSKRSHMHLSTSSLGNALSNAPPSLHYPVTPCHYSNQQATYGMMTAQEMLSASISQTRILQTCGVPHPNMVSAANPLQGSLTPCIYKFPDHGLSSSSCALSHGFSSLPSTLLSADEVSGGPGGEVKGDAQRKGMREQEEAPPMDSPQIRELEMFANDFKIRRIKLGYTQTNVGEALAAVHGSEFSQTTICRFENLQLSFKNACKLKAILAKWLDEAELAGALYSDKTGMNERKRKRRTTISLGAKEALERSFVEKTKPSSQEIARIAIGLHLEKEVVRVWFCNRRQREKRVKTSLSLSSCLTKINPNCLAQISKTQRPLT; encoded by the exons ATGGCATGCCAGGGATTTGGTGCCGATCCCTTCACCCCGCTGGCAGGCGATTCACCCTTACCAATCCTCATGCACCATGGCTCCACCGGTGACTGTTTACCAGCCACATCCCATGCTCACAGTATGGTTTCTGCAG GATTGTCCCTGGGTCAGACTTCTAAGAGGTCCCACATGCACCTGTCCACTTCCTCTCTTGGGAATGCCCTCAGTAATGCTCCTCCAAGTTTGCATTACCCAGTCACCCCCTGCCATTACAGCAACCAGCAAGCAACCTACGGCATGATGACAG CCCAGGAGATGCTTTCTGCTAGTATATCTCAGACGCGTATCCTGCAAACCTGTGGCGTCCCTCACCCCAACATGGTGAGTGCTGCAAATCCATTACAAG GCTCTCTGACTCCTTGCATATATAAGTTTCCAGATCATGGACTCAGTAGCAGCTCTTGTGCTTTAAGCCACGGTTTTTCCTCGCTGCCGTCTACACTCCTTTCAGCCGACGAGGTCTCTGGGGGCCCCGGCGGAGAAGTGAAAGGTGACGCACAGCGGAAAGGGATGCGGGAGCAGGAAGAAGCTCCCCCTATGGACTCCCCACAGATACGTGAACTGGAAATGTTTGCTAATGACTTCAAAATACGCCGGATCAAACTGG GCTACACTCAGACTAATGTAGGCGAGGCTCTTGCCGCAGTGCATGGCTCAGAGTTCAGCCAGACCACGATCTGCCGCTTTGAAAATTTGCAGCTGAGCTTTAAGAACGCCTGCAAACTCAAGGCCATTCTGGCAAAATGGCTTGACGAGGCTGAGCTGGCTGGTG CGTTGTACAGTGATAAAACTGGAATGAATGAGCGGAAGAGGAAAAGGAGAACAACCATCAG CCTGGGAGCTAAGGAGGCCCTGGAGCGAAGCTTTGTGGAGAAAACTAAGCCATCCTCTCAGGAAATAGCCCGGATAGCCATAGGCCTCCATCTGGAGAAGGAGGTGGTCCGAGTGTGGTTTTGCAACAGACGCCAAAGAGAGAAACGTGTCAAAACAAGTCTCAGCCTGAGCTCCTGTTTGACCAAAATCAATCCAAACTGTCTCGCGCAAATAAGTAAAACCCAAAGACCACTTACATAA
- the pou1f1 gene encoding pituitary-specific positive transcription factor 1 isoform X3, with protein MHLSTSSLGNALSNAPPSLHYPVTPCHYSNQQATYGMMTAQEMLSASISQTRILQTCGVPHPNMVSAANPLQGSLTPCIYKFPDHGLSSSSCALSHGFSSLPSTLLSADEVSGGPGGEVKGDAQRKGMREQEEAPPMDSPQIRELEMFANDFKIRRIKLGYTQTNVGEALAAVHGSEFSQTTICRFENLQLSFKNACKLKAILAKWLDEAELAGALYSDKTGMNERKRKRRTTISLGAKEALERSFVEKTKPSSQEIARIAIGLHLEKEVVRVWFCNRRQREKRVKTSLSLSSCLTKINPNCLAQISKTQRPLT; from the exons ATGCACCTGTCCACTTCCTCTCTTGGGAATGCCCTCAGTAATGCTCCTCCAAGTTTGCATTACCCAGTCACCCCCTGCCATTACAGCAACCAGCAAGCAACCTACGGCATGATGACAG CCCAGGAGATGCTTTCTGCTAGTATATCTCAGACGCGTATCCTGCAAACCTGTGGCGTCCCTCACCCCAACATGGTGAGTGCTGCAAATCCATTACAAG GCTCTCTGACTCCTTGCATATATAAGTTTCCAGATCATGGACTCAGTAGCAGCTCTTGTGCTTTAAGCCACGGTTTTTCCTCGCTGCCGTCTACACTCCTTTCAGCCGACGAGGTCTCTGGGGGCCCCGGCGGAGAAGTGAAAGGTGACGCACAGCGGAAAGGGATGCGGGAGCAGGAAGAAGCTCCCCCTATGGACTCCCCACAGATACGTGAACTGGAAATGTTTGCTAATGACTTCAAAATACGCCGGATCAAACTGG GCTACACTCAGACTAATGTAGGCGAGGCTCTTGCCGCAGTGCATGGCTCAGAGTTCAGCCAGACCACGATCTGCCGCTTTGAAAATTTGCAGCTGAGCTTTAAGAACGCCTGCAAACTCAAGGCCATTCTGGCAAAATGGCTTGACGAGGCTGAGCTGGCTGGTG CGTTGTACAGTGATAAAACTGGAATGAATGAGCGGAAGAGGAAAAGGAGAACAACCATCAG CCTGGGAGCTAAGGAGGCCCTGGAGCGAAGCTTTGTGGAGAAAACTAAGCCATCCTCTCAGGAAATAGCCCGGATAGCCATAGGCCTCCATCTGGAGAAGGAGGTGGTCCGAGTGTGGTTTTGCAACAGACGCCAAAGAGAGAAACGTGTCAAAACAAGTCTCAGCCTGAGCTCCTGTTTGACCAAAATCAATCCAAACTGTCTCGCGCAAATAAGTAAAACCCAAAGACCACTTACATAA